A DNA window from Acetobacter aceti NBRC 14818 contains the following coding sequences:
- the trhO gene encoding oxygen-dependent tRNA uridine(34) hydroxylase TrhO has product MLMSDHNLSDSTLPVRVVALYRFTPFEDCEAIRGSLAKLCCSLGIKGILLLAHEGINGTIAGSDEAMDKVLEHIRALPGCADLEIKESRAAELPFLRMKVRVKKEIVTMGVPGVDPRAIVGTYVDPAEWNDLISDPDTILIDTRNDYEVAVGTFHGAIDPQIATFREFPDWFRAKRDELAAQGRKPKVAMFCTGGIRCEKSTAFAKAEGVEDVFHLKGGILKYLETIPEDKSLWEGECFVFDQRVTVKHGLEQGKYSVCHACRRPVSDEDKASPLYEEGVSCPACHDERTEAQRRRYADREQQTRLAARRGTHHLGPVE; this is encoded by the coding sequence ATGCTCATGTCTGATCATAATCTGTCTGACTCCACTCTGCCTGTCCGGGTTGTCGCGCTTTATCGTTTCACGCCGTTCGAGGATTGTGAGGCCATCCGCGGCTCTCTGGCGAAACTGTGCTGTTCTCTGGGCATAAAGGGCATCCTGCTTCTCGCCCATGAAGGCATCAATGGTACGATCGCCGGTAGTGACGAGGCCATGGACAAGGTGCTGGAGCATATTCGCGCCTTACCGGGTTGCGCCGACTTGGAAATCAAGGAATCCCGCGCTGCGGAACTGCCGTTTCTGCGGATGAAAGTGCGCGTCAAGAAAGAAATCGTCACCATGGGCGTGCCGGGTGTCGATCCTCGCGCCATTGTTGGGACCTATGTCGATCCGGCTGAGTGGAACGACCTTATTTCAGACCCGGATACGATCCTCATTGATACCCGCAATGATTATGAGGTGGCGGTTGGAACATTCCATGGCGCGATAGACCCGCAGATTGCGACATTCCGTGAGTTTCCGGACTGGTTCCGTGCAAAACGCGACGAACTTGCGGCGCAGGGACGCAAGCCGAAGGTGGCCATGTTCTGCACCGGCGGTATCCGCTGCGAGAAGTCTACGGCTTTTGCCAAGGCGGAGGGTGTGGAAGATGTTTTCCATCTCAAGGGCGGCATTCTGAAATATCTTGAAACCATCCCGGAAGATAAGAGTCTCTGGGAAGGGGAGTGCTTCGTTTTTGACCAGCGCGTGACGGTGAAACACGGCCTTGAGCAGGGAAAATACTCCGTCTGCCACGCCTGCCGTCGTCCGGTCAGTGATGAGGACAAGGCGTCACCACTCTATGAGGAGGGAGTAAGCTGCCCTGCCTGCCATGATGAACGGACTGAAGCGCAGCGCCGCCGTTATGCGGATCGCGAGCAGCAGACCCGTCTGGCTGCACGACGTG
- a CDS encoding ABC transporter ATP-binding protein, producing MTDRKPGQPKAFIRLDHLTLDFPIFHGGARSLKKSLFGKVKRPLQLSRGSRTGGEVRMSDNAPGVLEVRAISDLSLTIRSGERVGLVGHNGAGKSTLLRVLGGIYLAQPGMVTVRGSVETLIDTNSGMNPALTGRENIYLLAQHKALRSAQLKQLEQDVEAFAELGEFMDLPLRLYSSGMAIRLGFGLATAIAPQILLMDEWFMAGDARFQDKARARLANVVDGAEILVITSHSLPVLEEWCSRIIWLEGGRVKMDGPASDVLKAYAEAMNAHV from the coding sequence ACTCTCGATTTCCCGATCTTTCACGGCGGAGCGCGTTCACTCAAGAAAAGTCTGTTCGGCAAGGTCAAACGTCCCCTTCAGTTAAGCCGGGGCTCCCGCACGGGTGGCGAAGTCCGCATGAGCGATAATGCGCCCGGCGTGCTTGAAGTGCGGGCCATCAGCGATCTGTCGCTGACGATCCGTAGCGGAGAGCGTGTCGGTCTGGTCGGTCATAACGGGGCAGGGAAGTCCACGCTCCTACGGGTGTTGGGTGGGATCTATCTCGCACAGCCCGGCATGGTGACAGTGCGCGGTTCGGTCGAGACGCTGATCGACACCAATTCCGGCATGAATCCGGCACTGACAGGGCGTGAGAACATCTATCTGCTCGCACAGCACAAGGCGCTCCGATCCGCGCAACTCAAACAGCTTGAACAGGATGTGGAAGCGTTCGCCGAACTTGGCGAATTCATGGATCTGCCACTGAGACTCTATTCATCGGGCATGGCTATCCGTCTCGGCTTTGGACTGGCGACGGCGATTGCGCCGCAGATCCTGCTGATGGATGAATGGTTCATGGCAGGCGACGCCCGCTTTCAGGACAAGGCGCGCGCCCGTCTTGCCAATGTCGTGGACGGAGCGGAGATTCTGGTCATCACCTCCCATTCCCTTCCTGTGCTTGAAGAATGGTGCTCGCGGATTATCTGGCTTGAAGGCGGGCGTGTGAAAATGGATGGCCCGGCCTCTGACGTGCTGAAGGCTTATGCGGAAGCGATGAATGCTCATGTCTGA